A genomic region of Raphanus sativus cultivar WK10039 chromosome 6, ASM80110v3, whole genome shotgun sequence contains the following coding sequences:
- the LOC108813454 gene encoding phospholipase D zeta 2, translated as MSTEKLLATNGVKSDGVMRRTAATATENCLGGGSQIFEELPKAKIVSVSRPDTTDFSPLLLSYTLELQYKQFKWTLQKKASQVLYLHFALKKRLIIEELHEKQEHVREWLHSLGIFDMQGSVVQDDDEPDDGALPLHYTEDSVKNRNVPSRAALSIIRPTIGRSETVVDRGRAAMKGYLNLFLGNLDIVNSKEVCKFLEVSRLSFAREYGSKMKEGYVTVKHLREVPGSDGGRCCLPSQCLGCFGNSWAKVWAVLKPGFLALLEDPFNGKLLDIMVFDSLGLHGTKESSEQQPRLAEQVKERNPLRFGFNVTSGDRTVRFRTTSCRKVKEWVKAVDEARSYNPHRFGSFAPPRGLTSDGSQAQWFVDGHTAFEAIAFAIQNATSEIFITGWWLCPELYLKRPFQDHPSLRLDALLETKAKQGVKIYILMYKEVQIALKINSMYSKKRLQNIHKNVKVLRYPDHLSTGIYLWSHHDKIVIVDYQVCFIGGLDLCFGRYDTAEHKVGDCPPHIWPGKDYYNPRESEPNSWEETMKDELDRRKYPRMPWHEVHCALWGPPCRDVARHFVQRWNHSKRNKAPNEQTIPLLMPHHHMVLPHYLGTREIDIISAHKPVDDPDKPVVLSRQDSFSSGSPPQDIPLLLPQETDADFATKGDIRFERGSRQALDGRDEFPGETSEESDRDETVNEWWWQIGKQSDCKCQIIRSVSQWSAGTNHPEDSIHQAYCSLIQNAEHFIYIENQFFISGLEKDETILNRVSEALYRRILKAHEEKKCFRVVIVVPLLPGFQGGIDEFGAATVRALMHWQYRTISRERTSILDNLNALLGPKTQDYISFYGLRSYGRLFEDGPIATSQIYVHSKLLIVDDRIAVIGSSNINDRSLLGSRDSEIGVVIEDKEFVESSMNGVKWMAGKFSYSLRCSLWSEHLGLQAGEVKMIEDPINDATYQDLWMATAKRNTDIYDKVFSCIPNENIRSKAALRHNVALCKDKLGHTTIDLGIAPEKLKTCGSDSWEMLKETRGHLVCFPLHFMCNEDDLRPGFVETEFYTAPQVFH; from the exons ATGTCGACGGAGAAACTGCTGGCCACTAACGGCGTTAAATCCGACGGCGTCATGAGAAGAACGGCGGCGACGGCAACGGAGAATTGTCTTGGCGGAGGAAGTCAGATATTTGAAGAGCTTCCGAAGGCTAAGATCGTCTCTGTCTCGCGTCCCGACACGACTGATTTTAGCCCTTTGCTTCTTTCTTACACATTGGAGCTTCAGTATAAACAG TTCAAGTGGACATTACAAAAGAAAGCTTCTCAGGTTCTGTACCTACACTTTGCTTTGAAGAAACGTTTGATTATTGAAGAACTCCACGAGAAGCAAGAACat GTTAGAGAGTGGCTGCATAGCTTGGGGATCTTTGATATGCAAGGATCAGTTGTGCAAGATGATGATGAACCTGACGACGGTGCTCTTCCTCTTCACTACACTGAAGATAGTGTGAAGAACAG GAATGTTCCTTCGCGTGCAGCGTTATCAATCATCCGTCCAACGATAGGCCGGTCAGAGACAGTTGTAGACCGTGGGAGAGCCGCAATGAAGGGCTACTTGAATCTCTTTCTAGGGAACTTGGACATTGTTAACTCCAAAGAG GTGTGCAAGTTCCTGGAAGTTTCTAGACTATCCTTTGCTAGAGAGTACGGTTCGAAGATGAAGGAAGGGTATGTCACAGTGAAGCACCTGAGGGAAGTCCCAGGATCTGATGGTGGCCGATGCTGTCTTCCTTCACAATGTCTAGGCTGCTTTGGTAATAGCTGGGCAAAG GTTTGGGCGGTTCTGAAACCAGGATTCTTGGCGTTACTTGAAGATCCGTTCAACGGAAAGCTTCTAGATATAATGGTGTTCGACTCATTAGGGTTACATGGTACAAAAGAGTCTTCTGAGCAACAACCGCGTCTGGCTGAACAGGTGAAGGAACGCAACCCGTTGCGTTTTGGCTTTAACGTTACAAGTGGAGATAGAACCGTGAGGTTCAGAACTACTAGCTGCAGAAAAGTCAAAGAGTGGGTTAAGGCAGTGGACGAGGCTCGTTCCTACAATCCACATAGGTTTGGTTCCTTTGCTCCGCCTAGAGGATTGACATCAGATGGAAGCCAAGCTCAGTGGTTCGTTGATGGTCACACTGCGTTTGAAGCGATTGCATTTGCAATCCAAAACGCTACCTCAGAG ATATTTATCACTGGTTGGTGGTTATGTCCGGAGCTATATCTCAAACGACCGTTTCAAGATCATCCGTCTTTGCGGCTCGATGCCTTGCTGGAGACGAAAGCAAAACAGGGCGTTAAG ATTTATATCCTTATGTATAAGGAAGTTCAGATCGCTCTGAAAATCAATAGCATGTACAGCAAGAAACGGCTTCAAAACATTCACAAGAACGTCAAAGTTCTTCGTTATCCAGACCATCTCTCCACTGGAATTTACCTCTG GTCGCACCATGACAAGATAGTGATTGTAGATTACCAAGTTTGCTTCATTGGAGGGCTGGATCTCTGTTTCGGCCGTTACGATACAGCAGAACACAAAGTTGGAGATTGCCCTCCTCATATATGGCCTGGAAAAGATTATTATAACCCTAG AGAATCTGAACCAAACTCATGGGAAGAAACGATGAAAGACGAGCTAGACCGGAGAAAATACCCTAGAATGCCATGGCACGAGGTTCACTGTGCTCTTTGGGGACCGCCTTGTCGCGATGTGGCTAGACATTTTGTCCAAAGGTGGAACCACTCTAAG agaAACAAGGCACCTAATGAACAGACGATTCCATTGCTAATGCCTCATCACCACATGGTTCTTCCTCACTACTTGGGAACTAGAGAGATCGATATTATCTCAGCACATAAACCAGTGGATGACCCTGACAAACCTGTTGTTCTTTCCAGACAAGACTCATTCTCATCTGGCTCACCTCCTCAAGACATCCCTTTGCTTCTCCCGCAAGAAACCGATGCGGATTTCGCCACCAAGGGAGATATAAGGTTTGAGAGAGGTTCAAGACAAGCCCTAGATGGTCGAGATGAGTTTCCAGGAGAAACTTCAGAGGAAAGCGATAGGGATGAGACTGTGAACGAGTGGTGGTGGCAGATAGGGAAGCAAAGTGATTGCAAGTGTCAGATAATAAGAAGTGTTAGTCAATGGTCAGCTGGTACTAACCACCCTGAAGATAGCATTCATCAAGCTTATTGTTCGCTCATCCAAAACGCTGAACATTTTATCTACATAGAG AACCAATTCTTCATCTCTGGGCTAGAGAAAGATGAAACCATCCTAAACCGTGTTTCTGAAGCCTTATACAGACGCATTCTGAAGGCTCATGAGGAGAAGAAGTGCTTCCGTGTGGTGATCGTTGTACCGCTCCTCCCTGGGTTTCAGGGAGGTATTGATGAGTTTGGAGCAGCTACGGTTCGAGCACTGATGCATTGGCAGTACCGTACCATCTCCAGAGAACGTACTTCGATTCTTGACAACCTTAACGCTCTGCTCGGTCCCAAGACGCAAGATTACATCTCCTTCTATGGTCTGAGATCGTACGGACGGCTTTTCGAGGATGGTCCTATTGCCACTAGCCAGATTTACGTGCATAGCAAGCTACTGATTGTTGATGACCGGATCGCTGTGATTGGTTCGTCTAATATAAACGATAGGAGCTTACTAGGGTCCCGAGATTCTGAG ataGGAGTTGTGATTGAAGACAAAGAGTTTGTTGAGTCTTCGATGAACGGTGTGAAATGGATGGCTGGAAAATTCTCGTACAGTCTCAGATGTTCACTTTGGTCGGAACATCTTGGCCTTCAAGCCGGAGag GTGAAAATGATAGAAGATCCAATCAACGATGCAACATACCAAGACTTGTGGATGGCCACGGCTAAGAGGAACACTGACATCTACGACAAAGTCTTCTCTTGCATACCTAATGAAAATATACGCTCAAA AGCTGCATTAAGACACAACGTGGCTCTTTGTAAAGACAAGTTGGGTCACACGACGATCGACCTTGGCATTGCACCTGAAAAGCTTAAAACATGCGGCAGCGACTCGTGGGAGATGCTGAAGGAAACAAGAGGGCACCTCGTGTGTTTCCCGTTACATTTCATGTGTAATGAAGATGATCTCAGGCCGGGTTTCGTCGAAACTGAATTCTACACTGCTCCTCAAGTCTTCCACTAA